From one Notolabrus celidotus isolate fNotCel1 chromosome 2, fNotCel1.pri, whole genome shotgun sequence genomic stretch:
- the ptprc gene encoding receptor-type tyrosine-protein phosphatase C: protein MAGLFGLKILLLWAGILSLADCQDASSDIATSPPLSITHTAPPSVTSLPSTTSPPSTVAAAPVTSPGTSAIKPPLTPLNTTTKPAIPPANIPPPLNPTTKSTDPKTSTSLNETLPTSTKSNPTVAPNTTVPTKPPPTPQPPPTPQPTPPPAPIQCSYDVSTIKFGLQIDITSSTDGFYRMTITEEAQPEKTVRFNHSNQTSSHDFKHLKPCTKYEHAVEFIHVDGTVTFCNHTSNVTTVVTEEMNRGDIKEGRCVSGHVCYRSDWDISSLMSASNNVPAKQCHNDSTVFCIKPGINDFCTTLTTTFTSTNCSKSSFNSSKVIPVESLDASDIKLKVLMGLPAKINATLPPNCENLPIDYTCLENGNTSNPKNLSEVEPFTDYSCTGQINTNNVNITTTPAVNVYIDCDVTTKIIPERVTNTSIHLSWTSTSLRCKDALYKFGFVCSCIPPPKHGSGRTPSKDGRTCDIRDLKPDTHYKFEVQPVYDGMSVGSPNSVTKRTDIGTPEDIRSLSVTVQEHNVIKVTCEHITQFNGPDRKYIAHLSHGGTTVKQVKDTKCKFEFRDLSYSTTYHLKVAAFNGKHTGKPEIKEVDTLYNDKAVIGFLIFLIILTSVALLLVVYKIFILKRRQSHDMTEHIKLIPSNEETLLTVEPIAAEVLLDAYKSKLADEGRLFLAEFQSIPRIFSRHTVKEAKKPYNTPKNRYVDILPYDYNRVQLTSGNGEAGCDYINCSFIDGYKESKKYIAAQGPKEETVCDFWRMIWEQQSSIIVMVTRCEEGNRVKCAQYWPTPTRDTEIFEEFIVKLNSEENCPDYTIRRLSLTNKREKNSEREVTHIQFISWPDHGVPGEPHLLLKLRRRVNAFKNLFSGPIVVHCSAGVGRTGTYIGIDAMMEGLEAEGRVDIYGYVVQLRRQRCLMVQVEAQYILIHQALLEHNQFGETETDLSELHSTLQTLKQKNSGNEPSLMEEEYERLPTFKNWRTFNSGITEENKGKNRSQSVIPYDYNRVLLKLDEGRSHDSEPDEDEEDESSDEEDEDSSKYINASHIDGYWGPRSFIAAQTPLPDTMADFWVMVYQKKVSTIVMLSDCSEGEKESDCFYWDKDKKTFGDFEVELVSTEITPTFTTRNMLLRHVKRKDSRPVKHFQFLKWGSKELPEKAQYMTDMIKDVKHSCGGSKSLRNNPIVVHCNDGSSRTGVFCALWNVLDSAETEKLVDVFQVAKTLRKERQGMLSSLEHYQFLYDSLEGVFPVQNGEVKAAQSSAADSIQIVNETKEAAAAEQPAEKKAEQPAEKKDEQPASTTSNSQQGAAESAPLIADGGKEDKNEGAEKVPTETTPLEDKSNGPTVTVEV, encoded by the exons ATGGCAGGTCTCTTTGGTCTGAAGATCCTGCTGCTCTGGGCTGGAATCCTCAGTTTGGCAGACT GTCAAGATGCATCAA GTGATATAGCCACCTCACCTCCActcagcatcacacacactgctccacCTTCAGTCACCAGCTTACCTAGCACCACTTCACCTCCAAGCACCGTGGCAGCAGCTCCTGTCACGTCTCCAGGCACCTCAGCCATCAAACCTCCACTCACCCCACTCAACACAACCACCAAGCCTG CCATTCCTCCTGCAAACATCCCACCCCCACTCAATCCAACCACCAAGAGCACTGACCCTAAGACAAGCACCTCTCTCAATGAGACCTTACCAACAAGCACCAAGTCCAACCCCACAGTGGCTCCTAACACCACAG TCCCCACGAAACCACCTCCAACACCTCAACCACCTCCAACACCTCAACCAACTCCACCACCGGCTCCGATTCAAT GTTCTTACGATGTCTCGACCATCAAGTTTGGCCTTCAGATAGACATAACAAGCTCTACTGATGGTTTCTACCGCATGACCATCACTGAAGAGGCACAACCTGAGAAGACTGTCCGGTTTAATCACTCCAACCAAACCTCGTCACATGACTTCAAACATCTGAAGCCTTGTACTAAGTATGAGCATGCCGTGGAGTTTATCCATGTTGATGGCACAGTAACGTTCTGTAACCACACCAGTAATGTAACTACTGTAGTCACAGAAGAAATGA ATCGAGGAGACATTAAAGAAGGTCGCTGTGTCTCAGGACATGTTTGTTACAGGAGTGATTGGGACATCAGCTCTTTGATGTCAGCTTCCAATAATGTCCCAGCAAAGCAATGCCACAATGACTCTACAGTGTTCTGTATCAAACCTGGTATCAACGACTTTTGCACAACCTTGACTACGACCTTCACTTCAACAAACTGTTCAAAGTCCTCCTTCAACAGCTCTAAAGTCATCCCTGTTG agtCTTTGGATGCAAGTGACATAAAACTAAAAGTCCTGATGGGACTTCCTgctaaaataaatgcaacattACCTCCAAACTGTGAGAATCTCCCCATCGATTACACCTGTCTGG AAAATGGAAACACCAGCAACCCCAAGAATCTGTCTGAGGTGGAGCCGTTCACAGACTACAGCTGTACGGGTCAgatcaacacaaacaatgttAACATAACAACCACACCTGCTGTCAATGTCTACATAGACTGTG ATGTTACAACAAAAATCATACCTGAGAGGGTGACCAACACTTCCATTCATCTGAGCTGGACCTCAACCAGCCTGAGATGTAAAGATGCTCTTTACaagtttggttttgtctgcaGTTGTATCCCTCCACCGAAACACG GCTCAGGACGGACACCTTCAAAAGATGGAAGAACATGTGATATTCGTGACCTGAAACCAGACACTCACTATAAGTTTGAAGTCCAACCTGTCTATGATGGCATGAGTGTTGGCAGTCCAAACTCAGTTACAAAAAGGACCGACATCGGCA CACCAGAAGATATCCGTTCCCTGTCTGTGACTGTTCAAGAGCATAATGTGATAAAAGTAACCTGCGAACATATAACACAATTCAATGGACCTGACAGGAAATACATCGCTCATCTCAGTCATGGTGGGACCACAGTGAAACAAGTAAAAGACACGAAGTGCAAGTTTGAATTCAGAGACCTGAGCTACTCTACAACATACCACCTGAAG GTGGCTGCTTTCAATGGGAAACATACAGGCAAACCAGAGATAAAAGAAGTCGACACTCTCT ACAATGACAAAGCTGTCATTGGGTTCCTGatcttcctcatcatcctcacctCTGTGGCCCTTCTGTTGGTCGTCTATAAGATTTTCATCCTGAAGCGCAGACAGTCTCA TGACATGACGGAACACATTAAGCTGATTCCATCAA ATGAAGAGACCCTGCTGACCGTTGAGCCCATTGCTGCCGAGGTCCTGCTGGACGCCTACAAGTCAAAGCTGGCAGATGAAGGGAGACTTTTCCTGGCTGAGTTTCAG AGCATCCCCAGAATCTTCTCGAGGCACACTGTGAAAGAGGCCAAAAAGCCCTACAATACCCCCAAGAACCGCTACGTGGATATCCTGCCAT atgACTATAACCGTGTGCAGCTGACTTCTGGGAACGGAGAGGCAGGATGTGACTACATCAACTGCAGCTTCATTGAT ggGTACAAGGAATCCAAAAAATACATTGCAgctcaag GGCCGAAGGAGGAGACTGTGTGTGACTTCTGGAGGATGATCTGGGAGCAGCAGTCCTCTATCATTGTTATGGTGACACGCTGTGAAGAGGGGAACAGA GTGAAGTGTGCGCAGTACTGGCCTACCCCCACACGTGACACAGAGATCTTTGAGGAGTTCATAGTGAAGCTGAATTCAGAGGAGAACTGTCCTGATTACACCATCCGCCGTCTGAGTCTTACAAAT aagagggagaaaaactCAGAGAGGGAGGTGACTCACATCCAGTTCATCAGTTGGCCTGACCATGGCGTCCCCGGAGAGCCGCATCTGCTCCTGAAGCTGAGGCGGCGCGTCAATGCTTTCAAGAACCTCTTCAGCGGCCCCATCGTCGTCCACTGCAG TGCTGGAGTTGGCAGGACGGGCACCTACATTGGCATTGATGCCATGATGGAGGGTCTGGAGGCGGAGGGCAGAGTGGACATCTATGGTTACGTAGTCCAGCTCCGCAGACAGAGATGTCTCATGGTTCAAGTGGAG GCTCAGTACATCCTGATTCACCAGGCGCTGCTGGAGCACAACCAGTTTGGAGAGACTGAGACCGATCTGTCTGAGCTGCACAGCACTCTGCAGACACTCAAGCAGAAGAACTCAGGCAACGAACCCTCCCTGATGGAGGAGGAGTATGAG AGACTCCCCACTTTTAAAAACTGGAGGACATTCAACTCTGGGAtcacagaagaaaacaagggGAAGAATCGCTCTCAATCCGTCATCCCAT ATGACTACAACCGAGTGCTGCTGAAGCTCGATGAAGGCCGCAGTCATGACAGTGAACCtgatgaggatgaagaagatgagtcctcagatgaggaagatgaggattCCAGTAAATACATCAATGCCTCACACATCGAT GGTTACTGGGGACCACGCAGCTTCATCGCTGCACAGACTCCACTGCCGGACACCATGGCTGACTTCTGGGTCATGGTTTACCAGAAGAAAGTATCTACTATCGTCATGCTGTCAGACTGCAGCGAAGGAGAAAAG GAGTCTGATTGTTTCTACTGGGacaaagacaagaagacatTCGGAGACTTTGAGGTGGAGTTGGTGAGCACAGAGATCACCCCGACCTTCACCACACGCAACATGCTGCTCCGCCACGTAAAG AGGAAAGACAGCCGGCCGGTGAAACACTTCCAGTTCCTCAAATGGGGGAGCAAAGAGCTGCCGGAGAAAGCTCAGTATATGACAGACATGATCAAAGACGTCAAGCACAGCTGTGGAGGCAGCAAATCACTCAGGAACAATCCCATCGTGGTCCACTGCAA CGACGGCTCGTCACGCACAGGCGTCTTCTGTGCTCTGTGGAACGTGCTGGACAGTGCTGAGACCGAGAAGCTGGTGGACGTTTTTCAGGTGGCCAAAACTCTGCGCAAGGAGAGACAGGGCATGCTCTCCAGTCTG GAGCATTACCAGTTCTTGTACGACTCACTGGAGGGAGTCTTCCCCGTTCAGAACGGAGAGGTCAAAGCAGCTCAGTCCTCTGCAGCCGACTCTATCCAGATTGTAAATGAAACCAAAGAAGCGGCGGCAGCAGAGCAGCCAGCTGAGAAGAAGGCTGAGCAGCCAGCTGAGAAGAAGGATGAGCAGCCAGCCAGCACTACCAGcaacagccagcagggggcggcAGAGAGTGCTCCTCTCATAGCTGATGGAGGCAAGGAAGACAAAAATGAGGGGGCTGAAAAGGTTCCCACTGAGACAACACCACTGGAGGACAAGAGCAATGGTCCTACAGTCACTGTGGAGGTCTGA